From a single Pararge aegeria chromosome 16, ilParAegt1.1, whole genome shotgun sequence genomic region:
- the LOC120630583 gene encoding glutamate-rich WD repeat-containing protein 1 — MSNEMEEQMESSSSESEDDGMDEEGNNDEESGPKTYLPGQPLQEDEHLICDQSAYVMLHQAQTGAPCLSFDIITDTLGNDRHEFPMTSYLVAGTQASSAHLNNVLVVKMTNLHPTSKANNDEDEESDEDAEDDEEEEDEEKKPQMTFSFIKHQGCVNRIRATNFKNSVLAASWSELGNVSIWNITQQLQAVDEPTLLERYNLDTVSNPVKPLYSFSGHQQEGFGIDWCPTEPGVLATGDCRRDIHIWKPNEGGTWTVDQRPLVGHTSSIEDIQWSPNERNVLATCSVDRTIRIWDTRAAPHKACMLVAENAHEKDVNVLSWNSKEPFIASGGDDGCLHIWDLRQFPTSTPVGTFKHHTAPITSVEWHWTEPSVLASAGEDNQVALWDLAVERDDEEVVDEELKNLPPQLLFIHQGQTDIKELHWHKQIPGVIVTTAHTGFNIFKTISV; from the exons ATGTCTAACGAAATGGAAGAACAAATGGAAAGCAGTTCGTCTGAAAGCGAGGACGATGGCATGGATGAGGAAGGGAACAATGACGAGGAATCTGGGCCGAAAACCTACCTTCCCGGCCAGCCGTTACAAGAGGATGAGCATTTGATATGTGACCAATCTGCTTATGTTATGCTCCATCAGGCACAAACTGGTGCTCCTTGCTTGAGTTTCGATATAATAACTGATACTCTCGGCAACGACAGGCATGAATTTCCGATGACTTCATACTTAGTCGCTGGAACACAGGCATCAAGCGCACACTTAAACAA tGTTTTAGTAGTCAAAATGACAAATTTACATCCAACATCAAAAGCAAACAATGATGAGGATGAAGAATCTGACGAAGATGCAGAAGacgatgaagaagaagaagatgaagagAAAAAACCACAGATGACATTCTCTTTCATAAAACATCAAGGATGTGTTAATAGGATAAGG gctacaaattttaaaaattctgtacTAGCTGCAAGTTGGTCAGAGCTGGGCAATGTTAGCATATGGAACATAACCCAGCAGTTACAAGCAGTGGATGAGCCAACTTTGCTTGAACGTTACAATCTGGATACTGTCAGTAACCCTGTGAAGCCTTTGTACTCCTTTAGTGGACACCAACAAGAGGGATTTGGTATTGATTGGTGCCCCACTGAACCAGgt GTGTTAGCAACCGGTGATTGCCGAAGAGACATCCATATTTGGAAACCTAATGAAGGAGGCACATGGACAGTGGATCAGCGTCCCCTAGTTGGACACACAAGTTCTATAGAAGACATCCAGTGGTCACCCAATGAAAg GAATGTATTAGCAACATGTTCAGTTGACCGAACAATCAGGATATGGGACACAAGAGCAGCACCGCACAAGGCTTGCATGCTGGTAGCAGAAAATGCCCATGAGAAAGATGTCAATGTTTTATCCTGGAATAGCAAGGAACCATTCATTGCCAGCG GTGGTGATGATGGCTGTCTCCATATATGGGATTTACGTCAATTCCCAACAAGTACACCAGTAGGCACTTTCAAGCACCATACAGCACCAATCACATCAGTGGAGTGGCATTGGACTGAGCCCAGTGTGCTGGCTTCAGCGGGAGAGGACAACCAGGTGGCACTCTGGGACTTGGCAGTTGAGAGGGACGATGAAGAAGTGGTGGATGAAGAACTAAAg AATCTTCCCCCACAACTCTTGTTCATTCATCAAGGTCAAACGGACATCAAAGAACTTCATTGGCATAAACAGATTCCAGGTGTAATTGTAACTACAGCACATActggttttaatatatttaaaactattagtgtataa